In a single window of the Anaerobaca lacustris genome:
- a CDS encoding DNA-methyltransferase, protein MTDLKNQILHGDSVEILRASPPGFADLVFADPPFNIGYKYDKYHDKKAHEKYLAWTEDWIGACAAALKPHGSFYIAIGDEYAANIKLIADAQGLVMRNWIIWHYTFGQQTKTKFARAHAHIFYFVKDPKNFTFNDEIVRVISDRQKRYRDKRANPAGKMPDDVWNEYPRICGTFMERTGFPCQMPESLLARIIRVSSNEGDWVLDPFCGSGTTATVAHKLNRLYTSMDLSEQYVEAARQRIAEAKGLPIDGESDWTEHAEDELRWLYSENKAPYKQLKASPKLLSLFTAKLNDRLRRSVPYTPQEILDRLGEMERFCKLNAQLSDRVNSI, encoded by the coding sequence ATGACTGACCTGAAGAATCAAATCCTGCACGGTGACAGCGTCGAGATCCTGCGGGCAAGCCCGCCGGGGTTCGCCGACCTGGTGTTCGCCGACCCGCCGTTCAACATCGGGTACAAATACGACAAGTACCACGACAAAAAGGCCCACGAGAAGTACCTGGCCTGGACGGAAGACTGGATCGGCGCGTGCGCGGCCGCACTGAAGCCGCACGGCTCGTTCTACATCGCCATCGGCGATGAGTACGCCGCCAACATCAAGCTGATCGCCGACGCCCAGGGGCTGGTGATGCGAAACTGGATCATCTGGCACTACACGTTCGGCCAGCAGACCAAGACCAAATTCGCCCGCGCCCACGCGCACATCTTCTACTTCGTGAAGGACCCGAAGAATTTCACGTTCAACGATGAGATCGTCCGCGTCATCAGCGACCGGCAGAAGCGCTATCGCGACAAGCGGGCCAACCCCGCCGGCAAGATGCCCGACGACGTGTGGAACGAATACCCGCGCATCTGCGGCACGTTCATGGAACGGACGGGCTTCCCGTGCCAGATGCCCGAGAGCCTGCTGGCCCGGATCATCCGTGTCAGCAGCAACGAAGGCGACTGGGTCCTCGACCCGTTCTGCGGCTCGGGCACGACCGCCACCGTCGCGCACAAGCTCAATCGCCTCTACACGAGCATGGATCTGTCCGAACAATACGTCGAAGCCGCAAGACAGCGGATCGCCGAGGCCAAGGGGCTGCCCATCGATGGCGAGAGCGATTGGACCGAGCACGCCGAGGACGAGCTGCGCTGGCTCTACAGCGAGAACAAGGCCCCGTACAAGCAGTTGAAAGCCAGTCCCAAGCTGCTTTCGCTGTTCACCGCCAAGCTCAACGATCGCCTGCGCAGGAGCGTCCCTTATACACCGCAGGAAATCCTCGACCGACTCGGCGAGATGGAACGATTCTGCAAGCTTAACGCTCAGCTTTCCGACCGCGTCAATTCGATATAG
- a CDS encoding HEAT repeat domain-containing protein — MQNARVSWRIIAVACLFAAVCGCQPANQTPTAPEFVSPPFQPIPGDPPTVARQIVFDALGHPDPRIRSNAIEVIATTGEARMMPRAQRLLQDPAVPVRFLAALAVGDLQYHLAKDDVGVLLNDQDQNVRLAGAYALMKLGQPAYFQVIRDAVASEDQTVRANAALLLGKSGQQEALRYLYWTLQRKDSADKVLLQAVESIAMLRDARIYPKLWTQLISAYADDRIVGIRGMGALGTEEARNAIVTLLDDAVLEVRLAAAAQLARLGQTIGEREVQAVITRNLLANMDPTSAERVRVWTALAIGEIATPGLLRYLPDMLQDQSNTVRLAAAKGVLLVERRRPPASQ, encoded by the coding sequence ATGCAGAACGCACGCGTGTCATGGCGGATCATCGCGGTCGCTTGCCTCTTTGCGGCCGTCTGCGGGTGCCAGCCGGCGAACCAAACGCCAACGGCGCCGGAGTTCGTTTCGCCCCCGTTCCAGCCTATCCCTGGCGACCCTCCCACGGTGGCCCGCCAGATCGTCTTCGACGCCCTGGGTCATCCCGACCCACGGATTCGGTCCAACGCGATCGAGGTGATCGCCACGACCGGAGAAGCGCGGATGATGCCGAGGGCCCAGAGGCTGCTTCAGGACCCGGCGGTGCCCGTTCGCTTTCTGGCGGCCCTGGCGGTGGGCGATCTCCAATACCATCTGGCCAAAGACGACGTCGGTGTTCTGTTGAACGATCAGGACCAGAACGTCCGACTGGCCGGCGCCTATGCCCTGATGAAGCTGGGCCAGCCGGCGTATTTCCAGGTGATCCGCGACGCGGTCGCCAGCGAAGACCAGACCGTCCGGGCCAACGCCGCCCTGCTGCTCGGCAAGAGCGGCCAGCAGGAGGCCCTGCGCTACCTCTACTGGACGTTGCAGCGAAAGGACTCGGCCGACAAGGTGCTACTCCAGGCGGTCGAATCGATCGCCATGCTCCGCGACGCGCGGATCTACCCCAAGCTCTGGACGCAGTTGATCAGCGCCTATGCCGACGACCGGATCGTGGGGATCCGCGGGATGGGCGCCCTGGGCACGGAAGAGGCAAGGAACGCGATCGTCACGTTGCTCGACGACGCCGTCCTTGAGGTGCGCCTGGCGGCAGCCGCTCAACTCGCCAGGCTGGGCCAGACCATCGGCGAGCGCGAGGTCCAGGCCGTCATCACCAGGAACCTCCTGGCCAACATGGACCCGACCAGCGCCGAGCGCGTCCGCGTCTGGACCGCCCTGGCCATCGGCGAGATCGCCACACCCGGTCTGCTGCGATACCTGCCCGACATGCTCCAGGACCAATCCAACACGGTCCGTCTGGCCGCCGCCAAGGGCGTCCTGCTCGTCGAGCGCCGCCGCCCGCCGGCCTCTCAGTAG
- the lnt gene encoding apolipoprotein N-acyltransferase, translating into MRKTLLSSAIAFAVSAALLSVIQAPHDAWFLAPVAMVPFALACRPEVRARTLVLLAWLVGTAYWLANIYWIAPITIPGWLAMGVYIAVLWPLLAMAIRRARTWNVPMALALPILVVGAERLQGFPLGGFYWRLLGHSQYANLTLIQISDLFGAGGVSLLVAAVNGVLADWIQWWISTRRVCIAHQLDNVAKEKVCGAHPTRVISTVATVLAVAAAFGYGRWRLAQAPAHATDGPLVAALQSNVPQSVKRSFSVSDRLFDDLMAKSRAAAQAGAELIVWPETMVQAFLQPELWPYLAPAPEEDMAFHKALIDHARDTAYLLVGAYGGEVMKDPQGEPFLGQYNSAYLYRPDGTRDPQRYDKIHLVLFGEYIPFRRSFNWLYQQLKRFAPEQYNYDYSLEHGTRYTIYEMAAPIPGGDPNAPPRTSESTYRFGTIICYEDAIPYIARNFALDPKGRKRVDWLVNISNDGWFVRFLDDPPRVIPSTELPQHAAICVFRAVENRLPILRSVNTGISCLIDSSGRIHNEPIAAGDGFPVEAMQRTGMSGWFLDRMPIDSRVTFYSRHGQWLDTACAVAFVAVLVGPAFLGLARRRARKSA; encoded by the coding sequence ATGCGTAAAACCCTTCTGTCATCGGCTATTGCGTTCGCCGTATCAGCGGCCCTGCTCAGCGTCATCCAGGCGCCGCACGATGCGTGGTTCCTGGCGCCGGTGGCGATGGTCCCGTTCGCACTGGCGTGCCGGCCCGAGGTCCGGGCGCGGACGCTGGTGCTTCTCGCGTGGCTGGTCGGCACGGCGTACTGGCTGGCGAACATCTACTGGATCGCACCGATCACGATCCCCGGCTGGCTGGCGATGGGCGTGTACATCGCCGTGCTCTGGCCCCTGCTGGCGATGGCGATTCGCCGGGCCCGGACGTGGAACGTCCCGATGGCGCTGGCGTTGCCCATCCTCGTCGTCGGCGCCGAGCGGCTCCAGGGCTTCCCCTTGGGCGGCTTCTACTGGCGGCTGCTGGGCCACAGCCAATATGCCAACCTCACGCTGATCCAGATCTCCGACCTCTTCGGCGCCGGCGGCGTCTCCCTCCTCGTCGCGGCCGTCAACGGCGTTCTGGCGGACTGGATCCAATGGTGGATTTCAACTCGTAGGGTGTGCATTGCACACCAGCTCGACAACGTGGCCAAAGAAAAGGTGTGCGGTGCACACCCTACGAGGGTCATCTCGACAGTGGCGACAGTCCTGGCGGTGGCGGCCGCCTTCGGCTACGGACGCTGGCGGTTGGCGCAGGCCCCTGCACACGCGACGGACGGACCACTGGTGGCGGCGCTCCAGTCGAACGTGCCGCAATCGGTCAAACGAAGCTTCAGCGTCAGCGATCGACTGTTCGACGATCTGATGGCCAAGAGCCGGGCGGCGGCACAGGCCGGCGCCGAACTGATCGTCTGGCCCGAGACGATGGTCCAGGCCTTCCTCCAGCCGGAGCTCTGGCCCTACCTCGCGCCGGCGCCCGAGGAGGACATGGCCTTCCACAAAGCCCTGATCGACCACGCCAGGGACACCGCCTACCTGCTCGTCGGCGCCTACGGCGGCGAGGTCATGAAGGACCCCCAAGGCGAACCGTTCCTGGGCCAATACAACTCCGCCTATCTTTATCGGCCCGACGGGACGCGGGACCCGCAGCGATACGACAAGATTCACCTGGTCCTGTTCGGCGAGTACATCCCCTTCCGCCGCAGCTTCAACTGGCTCTACCAGCAGCTCAAACGCTTCGCCCCCGAGCAGTACAACTACGACTACTCACTCGAACACGGCACGCGCTATACGATCTACGAAATGGCCGCACCGATCCCTGGCGGCGACCCGAACGCCCCGCCGCGAACGTCCGAATCGACGTATCGTTTCGGCACGATCATCTGTTATGAGGACGCAATCCCGTACATCGCCCGGAATTTCGCCCTCGACCCGAAGGGCCGAAAACGCGTCGATTGGCTGGTCAACATCAGCAACGACGGCTGGTTCGTCCGTTTTCTGGACGATCCACCCCGCGTGATCCCGAGCACGGAACTGCCCCAGCACGCCGCAATTTGCGTGTTTCGAGCGGTGGAGAACCGCCTTCCCATCCTGCGCAGCGTCAATACGGGCATCAGTTGCCTGATCGACTCGTCCGGCCGCATCCACAACGAGCCCATCGCCGCCGGCGACGGGTTTCCCGTCGAGGCGATGCAACGGACCGGAATGTCCGGATGGTTCCTCGATAGAATGCCGATAGACAGCAGGGTGACGTTCTACAGCCGGCATGGCCAGTGGTTGGACACCGCCTGTGCCGTCGCGTTCGTCGCCGTCCTGGTCGGGCCCGCCTTCCTGGGACTGGCCCGACGAAGGGCCAGGAAGTCGGCCTGA